The sequence GCTCTCTACACTCTCCAAGAAATCGTGCAGTTCGCCCGCAGCGTACAGGGTCACCTTGGCCTCCAAGGACTTACCGATGGTCTTGTCCTTACGAGCCAACTCCAGTGCCTTCTGCACATCTTCACGAATCCGATGGATCCGATCCCACTTGGCCATAAAGTCTGCGTCCGCAGCAATGTACTCCGGCTGGGGAATATCGTTAAACAGCGGAGACCGGGGATCTCTGCCCGCTGCATGGGGCATTGCCTTCCAGATCTCGTCACAGGTAAAGGCCAAAATGGGAGTCAGCACCAAGGTCAGTGCGTCCAGCACCTTATACAATACGGTCTGGGCGGCACGGCGGGTAGCGCTGTTCGGCGCAGAAGTGTACAGCCGATCCTTGAGCACATCAAAGTAGAAGTTACTCATATCCACCACGCAGAAGTTGTGCAGCGCGTGGGCGGCGGTGTGGTACTCGTACACCTCGTACCCGCCGCGAGCGGTAGCCAGCACCTGATCCAGCTTCATCAGTGCATATTTATCCAGCTCTTCCAACTGATCGTTGGGCACCATATCCTTGTCCGGGTCAAAGTCATACAGGTTGCCCAGGCAATAACGAGCGGTGTTGCGGATCTTTCTGTAATTATCCGACAGCTGCTTCAAGATCTCCTTACTGATACGCACATCGGCGTGGTAATCGGAAGAAGCCACCCACAAACGCAGAATATCCGCGCCGTACTGGTTGATAATGTCCGCCGGGTCAATACCGTTGCCCAGGGACTTACTCATCTTCTTGCCCTCACCGTCTACGGTCCAGCCGTGGGTGATGATCTGCTTAAAGGGCGCAGGCTGCCCGGCGGCTACGCTGGTGAGCAAAGAGGACTGGAACCAGCCTCTGTACTGGTCGGCGCCCTCCAGATACACATCTGCCGGCCACTTCAAATAAGGGCGCTGTTTAAGCACCGCTGCATGGCTGGAGCCGGAGTCGAACCACACATCCATAATGTCGCTTTCTTTTTCAAAGCCCTTTTGTGCGCCGCAGTGGGGGCACTTATAATCCTCCGGCAGGAAATATTCCGCCTCGTGGGCGAACCAGGCGTCGGAGCCTTCCTGACCAAAGATCTTAGATACCCGCAGCATCAGATCTTTATCCACAATCTCCTTGCCGCAGTCTTTACAATAAAATACGGGAATAGGCACACCCCACTTACGCTGACGGGAGATACACCAATCGGCGCGCTCCTGGATCATGGACTGCATACGGTCCTTGCCCCAGGCCGGATACCACTGCACATCCTCGGTGGCAGCCACAGCAGCCTCCTTAAAATCATCTACCGAGCAGAACCACTGGGAGGTGGCGCGGAAAATGATGGGCTTATGGCAACGCCAGCAATGGGGATACTGGTGGACGATCTTTTTCAGCGCAAACAAAGCGCCGATTTTTTCCAAATGCTCCGCAATGGGCTTGTTGGCCTCATCGGTGGTCAGCCCGGCGAACTGTCCGGCCTCCTCCGTCAGTCTGCCCTCGGCATCCACCGGTACAACGGTGGGGATCTCCGGGTACTTTTGGCACACGATAAAGTCATCCACACCGTGACCCGGTGCCGTGTGTACGCAACCGGTACCGCTCTCCAGCGTTACATGATCGCCCACGATCACCAAAGAGGTGCGGTCAATAAACGGGTGCTGGGTTTTCATATACTCCAGCTCGCTGCCCTGGATCACACCCACGGTCTCATAGTCCGTGGTGCCCCGGTCCGCCATAGCGGCGTCTACCAAGTCGGTAGCCATCACATAAAACTCGTCGCCGCTCTTGACCAGAGAATACTCAAAGTTGGGGCCTACGCAGATGGCCACATTGGCCGGCAGTGTCCAGGTGGTGGTGGTCCAAATCACGAAATAGGTCTTGCTCAGGTCCGCACCCAGTGCAGTGAGCTTGCCCATATCGTCCGTGACCTGGAACTTTACATAAATAGAATGGCAGGGATCCTCGCCGTACTCAATCTCCGCCTCAGCAAGGGCGGTCTTGCAGTCCGGGCACCAATACACAGGCTTTAAGCCCTTGTAAATATGGCCCTGAGAAGCCATGGTGGCAAATACCTTAATCTGCTCTTCCTCAAAGTCCTTGGTCAGGGTGATGTACGGGTGGTCCCACTCGCCGATTACGCCCAGGCGCTTAAAGGACTCCCGCTGAATATCCACATAGCTCAGCGCGGTCTCTCGGCAAATCTTGCGCAATTCCAGATCGGAAATATCGCTGCCGGCGCCGATGCCCGCCTGCTTTCTGGCTTTCAGCTCTGTGGGCAGGCCGTGGGTATCCCAGCCGGGCACATAGGGTGACTGAAATCCGGTCATATTCTTGTAGCGCACAATAAAGTCCTTTAAGGTCTTGTTCATGGCGTGGCCGATATGAATATCACCGTTGGCGTACGGAGGTCCGTCGTGGAGCACAAACAAAGGCTTGCCCTCGTTGTGCTGCATCAGCTGACGGTACTGGTCGTTTTCTTCCCATGCTTTCAGGAATTCCGGCTCCCGCTGGGGCAAAGCTGCCCGCATGGGAAAGTCGGTCTTGGGTAAATTCAGTGTTTGGTTATAATCCATGCTTCTTGTTACTCCTACTGTGTATGTAAATTATTTTTTCTTCTTAAAGAAACCGCGCAGCTTGGAAGAGCCCTCTTCCTCCTCATACTCGTCCTCGTCCGGAGCGGTCAGGGAAATGGTCTCGCTGGTGCGCTCGTCGCCGCTCTTTACATGGAAATAATCCTCAAAGGGCATAGCGGCCTGATCGTCAAACAAGGTCTTTTCCTCCTGCTGCGGGGGCACCTGCTCCAGCTCCGGTTCCTCGTCGATCTCGCTGATGGTGGGGGCGTTCTCGTCCAGCGGAGTGATTTCGTCCTCGGTAAAGGCGTTCAGCGCGCTGCTGACCTCCTCCGGGCTGGCTGCGGGCGCCTGCTTCTCCTCGATCTCGTCAATGATCTGATCCACCTGGTCATCGTCTGTGTCGCCCTTGGTATTCTCTGCCGTCGGCGCCTGTGCCGCAGCTTCCTCCGTCGGTGCGTCGTCCGTCTGGCTTTGCAGTTTGTTGATCTCGTCAATATTGGAGATGATCTGGTTCATCTCGCTCTCCACAGAGTCAATGTGCGCCTGATCCTCGTCCACCTGGGGCTTCAGATCTACCATATCGCCCAGGCGATCCATCTGGCTCTCATACAGGGACAGCAAGCTGTCCTTAAAGCTCTTAGACTCGCTGCGCAGCTTTTCAATCAGCTGCTCGTGATAGGCTTTTTCGCTCTTCGCCTTGCTCATCAGCTCCTCAGACAGCTGCTTGGCCTGGTTGAGCATTTCCTGAGCCACAACCTTGGCGCCGTCAATGGCATCATTGGCCTTGGCCTCCGCCTCGGTAATAATGGACTCGGCAGCGTCCTGCTTCTCCTTGGTAAAGTTGGCGGCATAGGTGCGAGCCTCGGCCACCATCTTGTCCGCTTTTTCTTTGGCGTCCGTCACCGTCTGCTGCGCGGTGGCTGCGCTGGCGCTCAGCTTCTCCTCCGCCTTTTCCTTGGCGTCCTTGGCAATGCGATCCGCCATCTTTTGGGCGGTGATCAGTGCGGTCTTGATAGAGTCCTCTTCATTTCTGTACTCCTCAATCTTGCCGGCAAGTATTTCCATTTTGCGGTAAAGCTCTTTGTTCTCATCGTACACAGCCTGGTAAGACTCGACGATCTGGGCCAACAGGGCATTGACCTCTTCCTTATCATATCCGCCGCTTTGCACGGTAGACAGATTTTTCTCTCGAATTTGGCTGGGTGTAATCATATTCTCTCTCCTTCTCTCCTCACATAAACATGCCGTTGTTCTCAAGCTCATCGATCAGATCGCCCATTACATCTACATTGTAAGGCGTAATGATATAGGTGCTGTTGGCTACCCGCTTGATCTGGCCGTTGTTGGCATACGCCACGCCGCTGAGGAAATCCAGCAGTCTGCGCGCAATATCTCGGTTGGTGCTCTCCAAATTCAACACCACCGTACGCTTGGCATTCAAATTGTCGCCGATGGAGGCAGCCTCTTCAAACCGCTCCGGCTTCACCAGCACCACCTGCAACTGGGTGGTGGTGTGGATATTGACCACCTTATCGTCCCGTCCTCTGCTGCGAGGGCGTTCCTGGCGCTCCGGCTTAGGCGCCCGCTCGTGCCGGGGGCGCTCCTGTCGCTCTGCCCGCTCCGGGGCAGCCAGACCGTAGTCCCGGTTGTCGTCGTCATAGTAATCGTCAAAATCATCATCATTCTCGGTAATGATCTCTTTGAACTTATCCAGTAAACCCATATTCGCCTCTCCTTAACGGTATTGTCTGGCGCCGAAGATGGCAGAGCCGACACGCACCAGCGTGGAACCCTCGGCAATGGCGGCCTCAAAATCGCCGCTCATACCCATAGACAGAATATCCATGTCTATATTATGGTGTTTTTTGTCTTTAATGTCAATGAAAGATTGATGCATTGTCTCAAAATATTTGCGCACCTGTGTCTCTGTCTCACAAATGGGGGGAATACACATCAAGCCCTTGATCTGCAAACCGGGCAACTGGGCCGCTTCTTCCAGCAACTCCGGCAATGCCTCGATCATAATGCCGCTTTTGCTTTCCTCCCGGCCGATGTTCACCTCCACCAGCACCCGGGTGGTCACGCCGTGCTTAACGGACTGCTTGGAAATCTCCTGGGCCAGTTTCATAGAATCCACCGACTGGATCATATCCACCTGACCCACAATATACTTGACCTTATTGGTCTGGAGTCGACCGATCAGGTGTTTTTCCACCCCATCCAAGTGCAACTCGTCCCGCTTGCCCAGGTATTCCTGCACCCGATTTTCGCCGATCAAATCGGCGCCCAGATCCAGTGCCCGGTTAATGTACACCGGCTCCACGGTCTTGGTCACTGCCATCAGGCGAACCTCTCGGGGATCGCGGCCGCTTTTGACGGCGCCCTCCTGCACCCGCTCTAAGACCCGCTTCCAGTTCTCCTCAACGGCTTGCAGCCGTGCCGGATCAGGTATAAACTTTTCCATTATAAAGATCCTTCCCTTCTGTGATGATCTCGTCATAAAGGCGAATACCGTCTTTATTCTGGGCGTCATACGCCAGTATTACATAATCCTTGCCGGAATACAGCACCGTGGCGGGACGGAATTTCACCTGTCCGGCCACCAGCACATACACGCCCTTTTTACCGTCGCTCACATGCACGGCGGCAGCGGGGGCCTTGATCCCGGTATAGGAAGCTGTGCGAATTTCTATATCCTCCGCCCGATAGGCGGCAATATCCGAGTCCATATTCTCACACTGGAGCACCAGAACCGTTTGCGTGGCGCCGGGCTTGGTGTCCGCGCCGCTGACCACGGTGCAGGAAAGTACCCGGTCGCTGTCCTTAATAGCCACATCCAGTCGAGTGCCGTTTTGCACCTTTTGCAGGTCCGCCACATCCGCCTTGCACACAAAGTACCAAGCATAGCTGGTGATCACCTTGCCTAAGGCGCCGGTGTCGCCCTTGGCACTCTCGGCAGTCTTTAAGGCTTTATCTAGATCGGCAGCGGTCATCTCCGTCACCTGATCATAATCAAAAACGCTCTCGCACCCATCCGTGTAGCCGGAGAAAACGCCGCTTACCGCCGTAGTCACGGAGCCAATGGGCTCTGCAGTGCCCAGATCGTCCATTTGACTTTGCAAATCCTTTTTCAGCGCCGCAAAGTCAATGCTGGTGCCGATCATCATCTGGCGGCGGGTAAAGGTGTCGTTCATCTCCTGCGCCGCGGTACTTGCCCCGGTCAGATCCGATTGGGCCAGCGCCCGTATGTAATCATTTACATTCTGCACCGCCTCATTGTCCACGGCGGTAATATCCGTGGCAGTGGCGGCACTCTTATTTTCCATATCCCGGTAGTGCTGCAGCTTCTCCTTTAAGGCGGTGCGCTGGCTGTACGCCTTAGCGTCCGCCTCAGACTGAAAGCGCAGAGCCACCTTGCCGTTCTTGGCAATCTTCTCGCCGTCGGCAACGCATTGCACCGTCACGCCGCCGGGGCCGCTAACCGCGTGCTCCTCTCGCACCGCCAGTGCCGTGGTCTCAATGGTACGGTACACGGTGGTCTCCTTGGCGGTGTAGGTTTGCAGCCGCACATGGGTAGCAGTATAGCACTCATACACCACCACAGACAAAATCAGCAGCGCCACAATGCCGATGGCCCAGTTCTCCTTGGCGGTGCGACTGAGCTTTTTACGGCTTTTATGCTCTTTTTCCTTTGTCTTTGCCATAAAGAAAATCCTCTGCCTGCGCCGTCGCTGCGGCGATCAGGCGTTCTGTATCCATGGTATCCGGCTCCAGCACCACAGTGCCCTGCCGGCGCTTAAACCAAGTGATCTGGCGCTTGGCGTAGCGGCGGGTCTCCTGCTTGAGCCGTTCTACCGCCGTCTCCAGCGGCTCGCTGCCCTCCAAATACGGCAGCAGCTCCTTGTGCCCAATGGCCTGCCGTGCCGTGGGACCGCAAGCGGCGTAGGCCTGCCGTGCTTCCTCCACCAATCCGGCGGCCAGCATGGCATCCACCCGGGCATTGATCCGATCATACAGCACCTGCCGATCCCGGTAGCGAAGCACAAAATACAGTGCCTTATAAGGGCTGTCCTCCCGGCGGGAGGCTGCATTCTGGGCAGTCTTGGTCACACCGGCATAGTACAGCTCCAGTGCACGCACCACCCGGTTTTTGTTATTCGGATGTATTTCTGCCGCAGCCGTGGGATCCACCTGCTGCAAGGTACGGTACAACTCTGTGCCGTCCTTTGCCAGCAGCTCCCGGCGCAGGTCCGGGTTCGTCTGCACATGGGCAAACTGAATGTGGTCAATAAAGCTGTCAATAAACAGCCCGGTGCCGCCAACCAAAATGGGCACCTTACCCCGTGCGGCAATATCTGCCACCGTCTCCGCTGCCAGGTTGCAATACTGAGCCACGCTAAAAGGGGTGTCCGGGGGCAGAATCTCTGCCAAATGGTGCACCGCTGCCTGCCGCTCCGCTGCCGTAGGCGCCGCAGTGGCAATGGGCATACCGGTATAGATCTGCATAGAGTCGGCACACACAATCTCGCCGTCCAGCCGCCGAGCCAGAGCAATGCCCAAACCGGTTTTGCCGGAGGCGGTGGGGCCGGCCACTACAAGTACCTTTGTCTTCATACTCACGCCCTGCCGAACTGTCTTTCGATCTCGTACCGGCTAACCTTGATCATCACCGGCCGCCCATGGGGGCAGTAGCGAATATCCGGCATGGACAGCAGCTTCTCAACAAACAGGCGCTGCTCCGCCGGGCTAGTCACATCACCGGCCTTGACCGCTGCGCGGCAAGCGGTGGAATGGAAAATCCAGTCCAGCTTTTCCGGCTCAATGTCCGTTTTGTGCTCCAGCAGCTTCTCTGCGATCTCGCAAATCAGGTCGGCAATATTTGCCCCGTCCAGCATAGCGGGCACCGATCGCACCAACACCGCATCCGTGCCAAAGATCTCCACCTCAAAGCCGCCTTTTTGCAGCAGGTCCAGATGTTCCTCCACGGCGGACAGCTCCGTTTTGTTCAAGCGCACGGTCACCGGCGCCAGCAGCAACTGGCTGTGGATCTCCGCGCTCCGGCGCAGGGCTTCAAAATTCATCCGCTCGTGGGCGGCGTGCTTGTCAATATAATATAAATTATTTTCTATCTCTACAAGTATATAGGTCTTAAAGGCTTCGCCCACTACACGGAAGGCCGGGGCCTTCCGGTCCTCGTCCACCACCTGCACCGTGGGGGCAGGTGCTGTCTCCGCCGAAAGCGGTGCAGACGCTGCCGATTCTGCGCTCTCATGCGCAGGCACTGCCGGGGACGCTTGGGCGGGTACTTTCTGCTCACGCTGTACCACCGGCGCAGCCTGGGGTTCCGAGGCGTTTGTTTCGGTCACTTTTACAGGTGCCGGCTCTTGCGCCGTCGGCGCTGTGCTTTGCTCTGCCGTCCGCTGCACCGGGATCTGCCCCTGGGGCGCGGTACGGTACGGCACACCTGCCTGCGCCGTCTGCCAAAAGTCTGTGCGGGGCGCTGTTTGCAGCACCGTTTGCACGCTCTCTTCCTTTTTGCGGAAGAAGTCGATCTTGGCGCTGCGACTGCCTGCCGGCGGGTACGCGCGTCCCACCTCGTCCGCTGCAGGGGTGCCGCCAAAAGTCGCTTCCTTTACACTGTCGCCGGTCTCAATCGCGGTCTTGACCCCATAATACACCAGGTCAAACACCGGCTTTTCGTTGGCAAAGCGCACCTCGATCTTGGCCGGGTGCACATTCACATCCACCAGCGCCGCGTTGACGGTCATATTCAGCACACAGGCGGGAAAGCGCCCCACCATAATGCTGTTTTTATACGCCTGCTCCAGCGCCGCCAAGGCGGTCTTAGACTTCACCAGGCGACCGTTTATGAAAAAATACTGCATGGCCCGGCTTTTGCGGGAGGCATGGGGGCTGGACACATAGCCCTCCAGCTCCATACCGTTATAGCTGTAATGCACCGGGATCAGCGACTGGGTCAATTCTCGGCCAAACACGGAGTACACCGTGCTCTTTAAGTCCTTGTTGCCGGGAGTCACCAGGGTCTGCTTGCCGTCCCGGATCAGGCGAAAGGCGATCTCCGGGTGGCTCAGCGCCACCGCGTCCAGCACACCGGCCACCGCGTTGCCCTCGGTCACATCTTTCTTTAAGAATTTCATGCGCGCAGGGGTGTTAAAGAACAGATCCCGCACCACCACTGTGGTGCCCACCGGGCAACCGGCGTCGTCGCAGCTTTGTTCCTGGCCGCCGGCGATCACATAGCGGGTGCCCACCTGCTCCTCTGCTGTGCGGGTGAGCAGTTCCACCTGCGCCACTGCGCCGATGGAAGCCATGGCCTCGCCCCGAAAGCCCAGGGTGCCGATGGCGTTCAAGTCCTCCTCGGTTGCGATCTTGGAGGTGGCATGGCTGATAAACACCTTGGGCACATCCGCCCTTGCGATACCACAGCCGTCGTCCGTAATGCGCATATAGGTAGAGCCGCCGTGCTGGATTTCCACCGTTATGCGGGTGGCGCCGGCGTCAATGGAATTCTCCACCATTTCTTTAATTGCAGAGGCGGGGCGTTCCACCACCTCGCCGGCTGCAATCAGCTGGTACACGGACTTGGGTAAAATATGAATTTGCGGCATGGAACCACCGCCCTTTCTATAATGAAATCCGTTTTTAGCTAAGCTCCTGGGCCTTTTTGCGCAGGTTATCCAGGGTCTGCATAGCCTCAATTGGAGTCAAAGTGTTAATGTCTACGGTCTTTAGAATTTCCAAAATCTCGTTGGTGCCGTTGGCGGTGAAATTGTACTGAATTTCCTCCTCCGGCTCCTCCTCTATAGCTTCCTCCGCCTTAAACTCGATAGGCACGCTGTTCTGCTCCAGCTCCTTGAGGATCACCTTGGCGCGGCGCACCACCTTGTCCGGCACACCGGCCAGCTTGGCCACTTCAATACCAAAGCTCTGGTCCGCGCCGCCCCGCACGATCCGCCGCAGGAAAGTAATATCGTCTCCCCGCTTCTTCACCGCTACGGAGTAGTTGCGCACACCGTCTACCAACCCCTCCATGGCGGTCAGCTCATGGTAATGGGTGGCAAACAGCGTCTTGGCGCCCAGAGTCTTGCGCTTGCACACATATTCCAGCACCGCCCGGGCAATGCTCATACCGTCAAAGGTGGAGGTGCCCCGGCCGATCTCGTCTAAGATAATCAGGCTGTTTTGGGTGGCGTCTTTCAAAATGGTGGCCACCTCGTTCATCTCCACCATAAAGGTGGACTGGCCGGTAGCCAGGTCGTCAGACGCGCCCACTCGAGTAAAGATGGCGTCTACCACGCCAATGTGCGCCTGCCGCGCCGGTACAAAGGAACCGATCTGCGCCAACAAGGTAATCAGCGCGATCTGGCGCATATAGGTGGACTTACCTGCCATATTGGGACCGGTGATAATGTGGCACCGGTCGTCCTGCAAGTCCAGGTATGTATCGTTGGGAACAAAGGGTCCGCTGTCCAGCAGCGCCTCCACAACCGGGTGGCGGCCGTCCTTGATCTCGATCACGCCATCCCCTTCTACCTGGGGACAGGTGTAGTTATGCTCTGCCGCCACATGGGCCAGGGAACACAGCACATCCAGCCGGGCCAGCGCCTTGGCGGTCACTTGCAGCCGCTGGATCTGACCGGCGATCTCCTCTCGCAGAGCACAGAACAGCTGGTACTCCAGCGCCACCTCCCGATCCTTGGCGCCTAAAATCTTGCCCTCCAGCTCTTTCAGCTCCTGGGTTATGTAGCGCTCGCAGTTGGCTAAGGTCTGCTTGCGGATATAGGTCTCCGGTACCTGGTCCCGGTAGGCGTTGGACACCTCAATATAGTAACCGAATACCCGGTTGTAGCCCACTTTCAGCTTGGGAATACCGGTTTCTTCCCGCTGCTGCGCTTCAATGGAGGCAATCACGCCGGTGCCGTCGGTCATAATGGCCTTTAGGCTGTCAATCTCTTCGTTATAGCCTGCTTTGATAAACCCGCCTTCGCGGATAGAAAAGGGCGGCTCCTCCACAATTGCCCGGCGAATTTCCTCTGCCACATCGGTGAGCAGATCAATATCGCTTTCAATTTCCCGCAGCATGGCGGTGTTGCAGTCTGCCAAAGCAGTCTTAATCTCCGGCAGGGCGGAAATGGTGCTCTCCAGCGCCCGCAATTCCTTGGCATTGGCAGTGCCGTACACAATGCGGGTCATCAGCCGCTCAATGTCGTTAACACCCACCAGCGCCTGGCGTACCGTGTCTCGCAGCATAGGACAGTCAAACAACTCGCCCACCGCATTTTGGCGACGGAGGATTTGGCTGACGCTCAGCAGCGGCCGTTCCACCCAGGCACGAATCATCCGCTTGCCCATGGCAGTCTTGGTCTTATCAATCACCCACAGCAGCGAATGCTTCTTGTCGCCGGTCATCATGGAGCGGGTCAGCTCCAAGTTGCGCCGGGCGCTGATGTCCAGGTGCATAAACCGCTCGCTGTCGTAGAACTCCACTTCCGACGGCGTCTCGATCTCGTCTTTCTTCTGCGTATTCTTCAAATAAGCGATCACCGCGCCCAGGGCACACACCGTCTCGCGGCTGTGACCCAGGTCCAGTGCGGCGATCTCATCCTTCTTCAAGGTCTCTATAATTTCCTGGGAGCAGGCGTCAAAATCAAACAGCGCCGCCTCCGGGTACTCGGCGGACGCCTCCAGCCGAGCAGTAACGAACTGCACCACATGGTCATAATCGGCAGCGGTGCCGCCAAAGATCACCTCTTTGGGAGAATAGGTGGACAGCTGATTGATCACCTTGCTCTCCACATCCTCGCCGGTAGCCAGAGTCACATGAAACTCGCCGGTTGACACATCCGCAAAGCAAAGCCCGGCGCCGTTCTCGCTGCCAAACACACTGCACAGGTAGTTGTTGACGCCGTCCTCCAGCATATTGCCCTCGATTACCGTACCGGGGGTGATGATTCTTATAACCTCTCTTTTAACGATGCCCTTGGCCAGCGCCGGATCCTCCATCTGCTCACAGATGGCCACCTTGTAGCCCCGGCTCACCAGCTTGGCGATATAGCTGTCTGCGCTGTGAAAGGGCACACCGCACATAGGTGCCCGCTCCGCCTGGCCGCAGTCCCGACCGGTGAGCACCAAATCCAGCTCCTTGCTGGCGATCTTGGCATCATCAAAAAACATTTCATAAAAATCGCCCAGACGGAAGAACAAAATCACATCCGCATAGTCCTTCTTGATCTGAAAATACTGATCCATCATAGGGCTGATCTTTGCCTTTGCCATATTCCACTCGTCCTCCTCTCTGCAAAAAATGCTGCGAGCGACCACGCCGCCCGCAGCCGGTTTACACCTTAGTGGCAGCCGCCGCAGGTGCAGCAATCGTGGGTGCAGCCACCCTCCTGCTGCTGGGGCAGCTCACAGGTCTCCGGGTCCTGACCGTCAAAGAACAGGCCCATCATACCGCTGATGTACTGTGCCATCTCCTCCATGGCGGAAGCAGCGGCAGAATACTTCTGCATATTTTCGCT comes from Oscillospiraceae bacterium and encodes:
- the mutS gene encoding DNA mismatch repair protein MutS, which codes for MAKAKISPMMDQYFQIKKDYADVILFFRLGDFYEMFFDDAKIASKELDLVLTGRDCGQAERAPMCGVPFHSADSYIAKLVSRGYKVAICEQMEDPALAKGIVKREVIRIITPGTVIEGNMLEDGVNNYLCSVFGSENGAGLCFADVSTGEFHVTLATGEDVESKVINQLSTYSPKEVIFGGTAADYDHVVQFVTARLEASAEYPEAALFDFDACSQEIIETLKKDEIAALDLGHSRETVCALGAVIAYLKNTQKKDEIETPSEVEFYDSERFMHLDISARRNLELTRSMMTGDKKHSLLWVIDKTKTAMGKRMIRAWVERPLLSVSQILRRQNAVGELFDCPMLRDTVRQALVGVNDIERLMTRIVYGTANAKELRALESTISALPEIKTALADCNTAMLREIESDIDLLTDVAEEIRRAIVEEPPFSIREGGFIKAGYNEEIDSLKAIMTDGTGVIASIEAQQREETGIPKLKVGYNRVFGYYIEVSNAYRDQVPETYIRKQTLANCERYITQELKELEGKILGAKDREVALEYQLFCALREEIAGQIQRLQVTAKALARLDVLCSLAHVAAEHNYTCPQVEGDGVIEIKDGRHPVVEALLDSGPFVPNDTYLDLQDDRCHIITGPNMAGKSTYMRQIALITLLAQIGSFVPARQAHIGVVDAIFTRVGASDDLATGQSTFMVEMNEVATILKDATQNSLIILDEIGRGTSTFDGMSIARAVLEYVCKRKTLGAKTLFATHYHELTAMEGLVDGVRNYSVAVKKRGDDITFLRRIVRGGADQSFGIEVAKLAGVPDKVVRRAKVILKELEQNSVPIEFKAEEAIEEEPEEEIQYNFTANGTNEILEILKTVDINTLTPIEAMQTLDNLRKKAQELS